In Armatimonadota bacterium, the sequence TGGCGCAGAGTGAGGAAGTCTGCAGCGCTGATCCGGAATTATCGTCGCTCGCGCCTTGCGTTTACATATATGATTAACGCGGAGACTGATCTCGCGCCATCCGTGATGGAGTCGACACTCCTATGAACTATCAGGACACCATAACCATTGAGCCCGGCAAGCGTGGCGGGAGGCCATGTGTACGTGGGATGCGTATCGCAGTTTCAGACGTGCTTGGCTGGCTTTCCAACGGTATGAGCCATGCGCAAATTCTGAGTGACTTCCCGGAGTTGACTGAGGACGGCATCTTCGCCTGCCTGGCTTACGCCGCCGATCGAGAACGTCGCCTGGTGACCGCCACACCGTGAAACTTCTGTTCGACCAGAATCTCAGTTGCAAACTCTGCTCTCGATTGGCGGACGTGTATCCGGGTTCCGATCAAGTCCGAAGCCTTGGACTGGGTGAGGCAGATGACCGCGCTGTCTGGGAGTTCGCCAAATCAAACGGCTTAACGATCGGGTCGCAGGATTCGGACTTTGCGGACATGGCCGCACTGTATGGCTCTCCAGCGAAAGTCATCTGGCTGCGGTGTGGCAACCAACCGACTGATGCTGATTGCAAGCTCATCCGCGATCAGGCCCGGGCTATCGCTGATTTCGAATTGGAGAAGACCGCTGCCTGCCTCGAGATCTTTTAGCAGAGATTCCAGCGCACCCGTACACACGTTACCGGCATCGCCGCTCTGCGGTCGGTCCTTGACACCAATCCCCACCCGGCCATAGAATGCGTGCATGCATTCACGGCGCTCACCCGGTTCCTCGGCCACCGTCGCCGCGCCCTCCCGTACCTCCCGAAATGGGGTCAGCGGCGCCGGCGCGGTCGTGCGTGATTCATCCGTGGACGCGACCCTTTCATGGACTGCCCACCCCGCCCGATTGCACCCCCTTAAGGCGCTCGCGGCGTTCGCCGCCGTCTCCCTCACGTGGTGGATTGCGCTCCTGGCATTTGGCAGCCCGCTCATGGCGATGGTCGGCAGCATCGCGCTGCTTGGCTCCGTGGCCGAGGCGCTTTTCCCGATTCACCATCGCGTCACGGAATCCGGCGTCTTCACCCGCTGTGCGTGGCAGATGCGCCAGATGTCATGGGATTCCGTGAAGGGCGCGTGGATGGGCGCCGACGGCATCCATTTGAGCCCGTTCACCCGCGATACCCGGCTTGGGCGCATGCGCGGGGTAACGCTGCGATTTTCCGATGGCAATAACGGCGCTGTGATCGAGGCCGTTCGCCGCCATCTGAAGCGAGAAGCGACATGAAAGAGGAAACTCTCAGTCCCGAGGAACGCGAGCGTGCGCTGGGAATCATCGCCGAACGCATCCGCCGCTACCACCTCGAAACGCCTGCCATCCTCTTCCTTGAGATAAACCGGCCCCTTGCCGACATGGCCGGACTGGCCGCTCACAGCGTGACGCCTCTCTTCGGGGCGTTCACCGGGCTGGACACCGCGGAACGCTATGCCTCGCTTCTGGGCGACAAAGCGGCCCTCGATAGTTTGATCAACCGCCTCGAAGAATCCCGCGACTCCCGGTCCGCGCGTCCCGACGCGAAGCCCGGACCCCCGCGCCAGGATCTCGAAACCCGAAATTCGGAACCAATCTGATGCAACACGCAACTACGACCGTATTCGTCATGCTGTTAGCCCTCGCCGGGCTGATCCTGCACGCGATCTTCGCGGCAAGAGCCGGCAAGAGCCTGTTCATACGGCGCATTCCCGGCCTCTCGGCGATTGAGGAAGCGGTCGGGCGCGCCGCCGAGATGGGCAAGCCGATGCTGTTTGCCACGGGGTTGTCCGGCTTCGATATCGACGGGCTGCAGGCCCTCGCCGTTTGCGGCCACGTGGCCCGCATCGCCGCAAGATACGCAACCCGCCTGATCCTTACCGTGGCCGACGCTCAGTTATACGCCATTGGCGAGGAAATGATGCGTGACGCGTACCAGCGCGCAGGCAGGCCGGAACTCTTCCAGGCCGAGGACGTCCGGTTCCTGAGCGATCAGCAGTTCACGTTCGCCTCCGCCGCGGCCGGCATTATGTATCGCGAGAATGTCGCCAGCAACTTCTTCTTCGGCTACTACTACGCCGAAGCGCTCATCTTGTCCGAAGCCGGGCAGAGCATCGGCGCCATGCAAGTCGCGGGCACGCCGGCGACCACCCAGCTTCCATTCTTTATCGTCTCGTGCGACTATACAATCATGGCGGAGGAATACTACGCCACCACGGCATACCTCACGCGCGAACCGACTCTGCTGGGCAGCGTCATCGGGCAGGATCGCGGCAAGATCCTCCTCCTGTGCCTCATCATCATCGGGACGATCATGCTCACGCTCGCGCCGCAGGCCGCAACGGTTCAGCAGATAATCAACTGGTTCCCGAAACCCTAGGACGCGCACGGATACCGAATACAGCCTATGTTACAGTTTTTTAGTACGCCACAGCACGGTTGGAAGCTGGCCCTGTGTGTTATCGGCACCATCGTCGTCTTTGTGGCGATCATGGCGCTCATTCACCCGACCGCCAACGCTGTAAAGAAGCGGATCACAATGGTCCTCGCCTTTGCCGGCGGGTTGTTGTACCTGCTGGAATTCATCGTCCCAGCCAACGTTTACATCGGCCGGACGGTTCATAAGGTCGATGGCAAGGACTACAGCGCCGTGGTGACCTCGGCCGGCCCGAACACTCCGGGCGCGGCTTTTCAGCCGGGTGACACGTTCCTGAAGTGGGGAAAAGCCGCGACGCCTGACCACGACGCACTCAACGCCGCCATTGCTAACGCCGCCGCCGGCCAGATTGTCCCGGTAACCGTGCTGCGCAACAACGCGCCGGCCAGTGTGACGTTCACGATGCCGCCGGCCCCGAAGCCGGCCGCCGGCGAAGGAGACAATGTCCCACCGGTAACGGCGGAAAAGCTGGGGTTGTCGGTACAGGACACAGGCAACCCTTTCACCCCGTTCATGGCGCCCCTCGGCAGCGCACTGCGCATCTTCCTCGCCCTGGCCCTGTTGCTGGGCATCGTGAACCTCTTCCGGGTGAACGGCCGGACGTTGTTCCGCCGCCGCGCCGGATCGTGGTATGCGCTGGCCTTCTTCTTCGGCTTCTTCGCGATGGTGACGGTTTGGGCGCTGACCTACTACCACCCGGGAGTCTCGGAAAAGGTGGCGCAGACGGCGTCCACCGCTACCGAGCACTTTGTTCCGGGGAGAATGGGTCAGTACTCCGGGTGGTACAACGTGGTGTACAACGGCGGATTCAACGCGCTGGGTTCCACGATGTTCTCGCTGCTGGCGTTCTTCATCGTGAGCGCCGCCTATCGCGCGTTCCGGGTACGCAGTTTTGAATCCATCCTGCTGCTGGGTTCGGCGTTGATCATGATGCTGGGCCTCACACCATTGGGAACACACTTCATCACAGGCAGCATCCCGCTGGACAGTCCGTACTCGTTCCTGAAGCTGGAGCGGATCTCGGAGTGGATCCTGCTGGTGCTGAATGGGGCGGCGCAGCGCGCGCTGCTCTTCGGCATCGCCGTTGGTCTGATGGCCACGAGTCTGCGCATCTGGCTCAGCCTCGAACGCGGCCAGTTCTTTGACGCGGAAATGTAAAACGTAGGGTCTAGGGTACAGGGTCTAGGGTCTATGAGAGGCCCTTAACCCTAACCCCTGGACCCTAGACCCTTTACCCCGAAAACTATGGGAAACATCGACAGACGAATACTGTACCTGATCGCCTTACTGGTGATGGCGCTGCCGCTCTTTATGAATGTGCCGCTGCCCGTGGCGAAGAACCCGAACTCGCTGAATTTCTTCAACAGAATCCAGAACCTGGACCAGTCGAACGGCAAGAACATCATACTTCTGTGCGCGAATTTTTCGCCTGACACCAAAGGTGAGTCGATACCGCAAGCCGCTTCCGTCGTCCGGCATATGCTTACTGTTGGGAAGAAGTTCGCCATATTCACGTTCAACTCCGGCACTCCGGCAGGCCAGGAACTGGCCAATACGGAAGTCCAGGACGTCGCAAACGAGTTGAACGCGAAGAACCCCGGCGGCAAGCAGTTGACGTATGGGGTGGACTGGGTGAATCTGGGCTACAAGCCGGCAACCCTGCCCATCCTGCAATCGCTTCCCCGCGATATCCCCGGCTGGTTCGGTCACGATTCCCGCGGCACGCTGCTAGCGGACATCCCCGTGATGAAGGGCATCAAGGACTACCACGACATCGGCCTGGTGATCGACGTATCGCCATCGGCAACGTATCTCTGGTTGATGCCGGCGATCACGGACAAATACCGGAAGCCGCTTCTGCTCGCGCCTACATCCGTTATGGTTCCGGACATTTATCCGTTCGTGAAATCCGGGCAGGTGGCCGGCCTGCTGCGCGGCATCCTCGGCGCAGCTGAATACGAGGCCCTGCTGAAAGAACGCGGCATTGCCCCGACCACGTACAAGGGAACACGCCAGATGACTTCCGTCGCGGCCCTGGACGCCTACATCATGCTGCTCATCGTGATTGGCAACGTTGCTTACTTCCGAAGCCGTACCCGGAAGGAGGCGGCGCAATGAACCTGGGAAACCTGACGCTTCAACAATTCAACCACATTGAGGTGACGTTTGGCGCCATTTGCACGGTCGCCATTTACAGCCTGCTCTGGCGCGAAAACCCGGCGTATCGGCTGTTCGAGTACCTGTTTCTCGGCATCGGCGCCGCTTACGGCGCCACCCGCCTGTTCCAGGACAGCCTGATCAACGACTGGTGGGTCCCCATGACCCGCGGCGAGTGGTGGTGGATGGTGCCGTTCCTGCTCGGCCTGCTTTACCTCACGATCTATTCCAGCAAACTGGCGTGGATGGCGCGCATGCTTATCGGCACTTTGATGGGACTCGCCGCCGGGTTGCAGATTCAGCAGGTAGCCATCACCTATTTCCCGCAGGTCACGGACTCCTTCCGCCCTCTCTTGCCGAAAGCGGTTCCGGCCTACGCAAAGCTGATGGACAAGGACATCGTCAACACGGTGATCACAAACCGCATCGAAGCGGCGAACAACGTCGTGTTCTTCGTCACTCTCGTGGCAGTGATGACGTATTTCTTCTTCAGCTTCGAGCACAAAGGCAGATTCATCACGGGCACCGCCAAATTGGGACGATGGCTGCTGATGCTGTCGTTCGGCACGATGTTCGGGTCCACCATCACCGCGCGCGCCGCCCTGGCAGTCAGCCGCATCATCTACGTGTTGGGCGACGCTCTGAACAAGCTGCCGCGGTAGGGGATTGCTGTCTAATGGAAGCGTACTGGATAGCGCGGCAACGATCCGCACTTCGTAATTCTCTGAAACGGAATCATCACTAGAATGCGCACGGACCCGCTAGCTCCATCCCACATCCCCCATCCGCCATCCGCCATGCCCCATCCCCCGTCCCCCCTCCTCACCGTGATGCCTATCTTCGGTACTCGCCCCGAGGCCGTGAAGATGGCGCCCGTCATCCGCGAACTGCTGCGCTACCCCAAGCTAGTTCGGGTTCGAACCGTGGTGACGGCCCAGCATCGCGAAATGCTGGATCAGGTTCTCGCGGTCTTCAACATCGTTCCGGCTGTGGACCTCAACATCATGGCGCACGGCCAGACCCTGAGCCAGATCACGACGCGGGCGCTGAGTGGTTTGGATCCCGTTATCGAGCGTGAAAAGCCGGACATCATCCTCGTTCAAGGCGACACCACCACAGTCTTCGCGGCGTCGCTCGCCGCCTTCTACCACAAAGTCGCCGTCGGACACGTGGAAGCGGGGCTTCGCACCAATAACAAGTACGATCCATTCCCCGAGGAGATGATGCGCCGCCTAACCGGCCAGATCGCGGACCTCCACTTCGCGCCCACTGATTTGAGCCGGTGGAACCTGCTCCAGAGCGGGGTGTCGGACGAGCGCATTTTCGTGACGGGAAACACGGTTATCGACGCACTGCTGAGCGTCGCCGCCAAAGTGCCCGACGCTCCGCCGTCCAGCCGACGTACCATCCTTCTTACAGCGCATCGCCGGGAGAACCTGGGTGAACCGATGCGCCAGGTCTTCATGGCCCTGCGCGACGTGCTTGAAAAGCTGCCGGACGTGGATCTGGTTTACCCGATGCACCGCAACCCGCAGGTGCGGGAGGTGGCTATGGAGGTA encodes:
- the wecB gene encoding UDP-N-acetylglucosamine 2-epimerase (non-hydrolyzing); the encoded protein is MPHPPSPLLTVMPIFGTRPEAVKMAPVIRELLRYPKLVRVRTVVTAQHREMLDQVLAVFNIVPAVDLNIMAHGQTLSQITTRALSGLDPVIEREKPDIILVQGDTTTVFAASLAAFYHKVAVGHVEAGLRTNNKYDPFPEEMMRRLTGQIADLHFAPTDLSRWNLLQSGVSDERIFVTGNTVIDALLSVAAKVPDAPPSSRRTILLTAHRRENLGEPMRQVFMALRDVLEKLPDVDLVYPMHRNPQVREVAMEVFGGLERVTLTEPPDYAPFVAMMKAATLIITDSGGVQEEAPSLGKPVLVVRRTTERPEGVTAGTVKLVGVERADVRDAALKLLTDNTAYAQMSQARNPYGDGHAAERIREALFRHFGLET
- a CDS encoding DUF5615 family PIN-like protein, whose amino-acid sequence is MKLLFDQNLSCKLCSRLADVYPGSDQVRSLGLGEADDRAVWEFAKSNGLTIGSQDSDFADMAALYGSPAKVIWLRCGNQPTDADCKLIRDQARAIADFELEKTAACLEIF
- a CDS encoding DUF6754 domain-containing protein, producing MQHATTTVFVMLLALAGLILHAIFAARAGKSLFIRRIPGLSAIEEAVGRAAEMGKPMLFATGLSGFDIDGLQALAVCGHVARIAARYATRLILTVADAQLYAIGEEMMRDAYQRAGRPELFQAEDVRFLSDQQFTFASAAAGIMYRENVASNFFFGYYYAEALILSEAGQSIGAMQVAGTPATTQLPFFIVSCDYTIMAEEYYATTAYLTREPTLLGSVIGQDRGKILLLCLIIIGTIMLTLAPQAATVQQIINWFPKP
- a CDS encoding DUF433 domain-containing protein produces the protein MNYQDTITIEPGKRGGRPCVRGMRIAVSDVLGWLSNGMSHAQILSDFPELTEDGIFACLAYAADRERRLVTATP